The Rosa rugosa chromosome 1, drRosRugo1.1, whole genome shotgun sequence genomic sequence AAGGAAATAATATTCTAATGTTGAAACTTACAGCTTACTTTGTACGTATCCATCTCTGAAATCTCTTCATGCCATTTGGCAAGGAGTGCCTATAGGCTACTTGACCAATTCTCTCAGTGACCTCAAATGGGCCATAGTACCTAGGAGATAGCTTATGCCGATCCTGCTGGTGCACTGAGTGTTGTTTATAGACCTGCAACTTCAAATATACATGATCCCCAACTGCAAATTTCCTTTTAGTATGCCTTTTATCATAAGTTGTCTTCATCCTGGATTGAGCTACCTGCAGATTTCTTTTGAGTAATGATAAAAGTTCATCTCTACTCTTCAACTGTTGATCTACCTAAGCTACTGCGTTGAGCCAGGCTGATAACAAGTGACAGTAGGGGGAGGGTAGCCATACAAGGCTTGAAAGGGACTCATTTGAATGGTTGAATGAAATGCTGAATTATACCACCATTCAGCCCAGGGAATTGCTTGAACCCATG encodes the following:
- the LOC133731881 gene encoding uncharacterized protein LOC133731881 translates to MLRDIKHFIAKCHTCQLNHYEAIAPPGLLQPNSIPDKAWTNISMDFIDGLPVSEGKTVIWVVVDRLNKFAHFVPMSHPYMAASVAQLFVKEIFRLQGEKPHSWVQAIPWAEWWYNSAFHSTIQMSPFQALYGYPPPTVAQSRMKTTYDKRHTKRKFAVGDHVYLKLQVYKQHSVHQQDRHKLSPRYYGPFEVTERIGQVAYRHSLPNGMKRFQRWIRTK